Below is a genomic region from Kribbella qitaiheensis.
CCGTACGTCGTGATCTCGCCGTACGGGATCTCCTTCAGCGCCTCCCAGACCCGTTGCTGGAAGGGCGTCCCGTTCATCCGTAGTGGCACGTCGAAGGTGGTCCGGCCATCCTCGAAGTACTCGTGCAACTGCTCGACCACCATCGGCAGAACAGAATCGTCGCGAGCGCCGAACGTCTCCAGGTCCGGCAGATGGCGTTGCCGCTCCATGTAGAGGCCGATCAGCTCACCTTCCGCGGACGAGACAAGCGTGAGCAGCCCGACCGGGCTGTCGATCACCGCGTACGTCATGACCGGGCCTCCCACTCCGCGCGAGTGATCGGCTCGCGAGCCGGAAGGAACGGGGGCCCGAAGCTCGGCACCGACAGCCCGGTGAGCCCGATGAACCGACCCGTCTCGCGCACCTCCACTGCCCAGAACCCGAAGCCCCGGGTGTCGATCGAGGCAGTGAACGCGGCGAGCTGCGTGTCGCTCTGCTCCCGGGTGAAGGTCTTCGGGAAGTGCTCCATCACTGCCGGATCCGCGTTCAGCGCGGCGAACGGCTCCCGGTCCGACTCCTTCCACTGGCGCAGCAGTAGCCGGTCGATGGTCAGGTCACTCATCTCGCTCCGGGATCTTGTTGATGGCATGGTCTCCGGTCGCCCAGAGGTACTGCACGGCGTACGCACGCCAAGGTCGCCACGCTCGCGCGTGCTCGATCAGCGCTTTGGGGGCCTCCGGCAACCCTAGATCGCGGGCGGCGTACCGGATGCCCAGATCGCTTGCTACAAAGGCATCCGGGTCACCGAGCGCCCGCATCGCGATCGACTCGACGGTCCACGGGCCGATCCCCGGCAACGCCGCGAGCTGCTCGCGGGCTTTGTCCCAGTCGGCTCCGGCACCGAGGTCGATCTCGCCCGCCGCCAACGTGGCGATCAGGGTCGTGAGCGTCGTACGCCGGGACTTCGGAAAGGCGAGCGTCTCCGGATCGAGCCCGGCCAGCGCCTCCATCCGCGGGAACAAGTGCGTCAGTCCGCCGGCCGGATCGTCCACCGGATCGCCGTACGCCTGCACCAACCTGCTCGCATGAGTCCGCGCGGCCGCCGTGGAGACCTGCTGCCCAAGCACGGCCCGTACTGCGAACTCCGGGCCGTCCACCGTTCGCGGCACCCGTCGACCGGGCGCCTTGTCGATCAGCGGGGCCAGCACCGGGTCCGTCCGGAGCTGTTCGTCGACCGCGATCGGGTCGGCGTCGAGGTCGAGCATCCGGCGGCAGCGGCTGATCGCAATGGCCAGATCGCGTTGATCGGTCAGTGAAAGCTGGCAGGCGATGTGGTCCGGCATCGGCTTCATGCTTGCCACCCCGTGACCGTGCGGCAGGCGCAAGGTCCGCCGATACGCGCCGTCGCGCCACTCCTCGACACCCGGCACGCCGGTCGCGATGAGATGACCGAAGAGATTGTCCGGTGTCAGCGGCGCACGGAACGGCAAGCGCAGCGAGATGGTGCCCGGCACTCTCTGGCTCGCCCCCTTCTTGGCGCGGCTGCGGAGCTCCGTCGGCGAGAGGGCGAACACCTCCTGCACGGTCTCGTTGAACGTCCGGACGCTCGAAAACCCTGCGGCGAAAGCCACATCGGCCATCTGCAGGGGGCTCGTCTCGATCAGCAGCCGCGCGGTCTGGGCGCGCTGGGCTCTGGCCAGCGCGAGCGGCCCGGCGCCGAGCTCGGCCTGGAGCTGCCGCTGCACCTGGCGGACGCTGTACCCGAGTTGTGTGGCAAGACCTGGCACGCCGTCACGGTCGACGACGCCGTCACTGATCAACCGCATCGCACGGGCGACCAGGTCGGCGCGATCGTTCCACTCCGGGGAGCCTGGGCTCGCGTCCGGGCGGCACCTCTTGCAGGCACGGAACCCAGCCTGCTGGGCCGCCGCGGCGCTCGGGTAGAAGCGCATGTTCTCGACCTTCGGCGGCACCACCGGACAGCTCGGCCGGCAGTAGATCTTCGTCGTCAGGACGGCCGTGAAGAACCAACCGTCGAAACGCGCGTCTTTCGACTGCACCGCCCGCACACACCGCTCGCGACATTCGTACACATCCCCAGCATCCCTGCTGCCACCGACAGTCTCTAGCGATTTTGCGACATGGAGGTGAAGCGGCCCGATCGCGGAAATGCGACGTAAGGATCCGGTGTCGTTTTCCCGCCAGCAGACGCCGCCGCCGGCAGCTGAACTGGAGACACACAAAGCGAACTGGACGAAGAGAAAGTAGCACCGCAGATGACTGAACTGACCGGAAAGCTGGCCTTGGTGACGGGCGGAAGCCGTGGGATCGGGGCCGCTGCGGCGGTCGCGCTGGCCGAGCGCGGAGCCGACGTGGCTTTCACCTACCGGAGCTCCGCGGACGACGCCGCGCAGGTCGTCAAGCAGATCGAGGCGAACGGGCGACGTGGGTTCGCGATCGAGGCCGATGCCGCTGACGCCGAGGCGATCGAGCGGGCCGTCGTACAGGCGGTCGACGTCCTCGGTGGGCTCGACATCCTGGTCAACAACGCGGGGGTCGGCGCGATGGGGATGATCACCGACGTCGCGATCGAGGATCTCGACCGGGTACTGGCGGTCAACGTGCGTGGCGTGTACGTCGCGGCGCAAGCGGCGGCATCCCGCTTGTCGGAAGGCGGCCGGATGATCCACATCGGCAGCTGCGCCGCCGCGCGGGTCACAACTCCGGGGATGACGCTCTACGCGATGAGCAAGGCAGCCCTGGTCGGCCTGAACAAGGGGCTGGCCCGCGAGTTGGGCAGCCGCGGCATCACCTCGAACGTGATCCAGCCCGGCCCGATCGACACCTCGATGAACCCGGCCGACGGACCGTACGCCGAAGCCCAGCGTTCGTTCCTCGCCCTCGACCGGTTCGGCACCCCCGAAGAAGTCGCGGCCGCGGTCGTCTACCTGGCCGGTCCCGGCGCCGCCTACCTCACGGGCACCGAACTGACCATCGACGGCGGCCACGCCGCCTGACCCGTACGACGATGGAGCAGGTCACCCCTGGCGCCGCGCGATCAACTCCTGCGTGGATTCCTGGTACGCCGTCGTGGCGCGACCGAAGTACGCGAACAGGGTGGCCTGCTCCTCGGGCGGCAGGCTTCTGACGACGGCACCCAGCCGCCGTCGGGCTCCGGCCACGGCCCGGTCGAGGCCCTCGGGCTGAGCCGGGCCGCCGTCGGGCTCCGGCTACGGCCCGGTCGAGGCCCTCGGGCTGAGCCGCGCTCTCGACCATGACCTTGCGGCGATCCGCCGGGTCGGGCCGCCGCCGCACGTGCCCGCTGCCCGGTAGTTTCGGGGGATGAGATTCTCGGTGACGTTCGGGGCGGTCGGGGCCGGGCGGGATCCGCGCGGGCTGGCGGAGCTGGCGCGGATGGCGGAGGACTGCGGGTGGGACGGGGTGTTCCTGGAGGACTATCTCGTCTATCAGGGCGACGCGTCGGAGCCGACGTACGATCCGTGGGTTTGTCTGGCCGCGATGGCGACCGCGACATCGACGGTGAGGCTCGGTACTACGGTGACGCCGGTGCCGCGTCGACGGCCTTGGCAATTGGCTGCCGAGGCTGTCGCGCTGGACCATCTGTCCGGCGGGCGACTCGTGCTCGGCGTCGGGATCGGCGATCCGGGCGATCCCTTTCTCAGCGGCGTCGGCGAACCGAGTGATCCGCGCGTCCTCGCCGAGAAGCTGGATGAGGCGCTCGAGATCATCGACGCGCTGTGGAGCGGCGAGCCGGTGACGTTCAGCGGTAAGCACTACACGCTGGATGGCGTTCAATTGACAGCGCGGCCTGTTCAGCGGCCGCGGATTCCGATCTGGGTCGGCGGCAATTTTCTGGTCCCCGCCGTACGCCGGCGCATTCTCAGGTGGGACGGCAGTACCGCGTACAAGGGCAGCACCGACGCTCCTCAGCAGATCACTCCCGACGACGTGCGCGCTCTTCGCGCCGAGGCGCCGAGCGACACCTTTGAGATCAAGGTGACCCGCGGCGACCCGATCGCGTTCGCCGAGGCCGGCGCCGACTGGTGGGGACACTGGATCGCGCCCGGCCCCGTCTCCGAGGCCCACAAGATCCTCCGCGCCGGTCCCCCTCAGCTCAGCTGAGCTCGCGCTTCCGCTCCGCTGCCCACACCGTCCCTCCGCACCGACCCATCCCCGGCTGCCCTGAGCCTCCCTCCCCCCTCGCCACCCTCGCCTTGCGTCCGAACAGCAGTGGGTCCTGCCCCCCACCTCTTCGGACGCAACCAGCGCGGTGGGCGGAGGTCAGGGACGCAGCCACCTTGCGTCCGAACAACTGTGGGGCAGGACCCCCACCTCTTCGGACGCAACCAGCGCGGTGGGCGGAGGTCAGGGACGCAGCCACCTTGCGTCCGAACAACTGTGGGGCAGGACCCCCACCTCTTCGGACGCAAGCAGCGCGGCGGGGAGGCAGTGCGGTGGGGATGCGGGAGTCGGCTGACCGTTGACACGGAAGCTGGTGGCGGGTGAGACTGCGAGGGAGTTTTAACGTTCAAAAGGGCGTCTTCACCGAATTTGAGGGGGTCGTTCATGGCTACGCTGAAACAGGTCGCCGCTCACGCGGAGGTCTCGGTCCAGACCGTCTCTAACGCCTTGAACGCCCCGCACCGGCTCAGGCCCCGACACGCTGCAGCGGGTCACCAAGTCGATCGAACTGCTCAACTACCGCCCCAATCGTAACGCTCGCAGCCTTCGTACCAGCGCGGTCGAGCTGATCGGGTACTGCGTACCGAGCTGGCCGAACGGTCAGGCGCACCTCGTGATGGACCAGTTCCTGCACTCGTTGTGCGGCGCGGCCGAGGCGACCGGGCGGCACATCCTGCTCTTCACCGCGCCGACCGGAGTCGACGGCATGCCGGTGTACGACGACCTGCACGCGCGCCGTCTCGTGGACGGCTTCGTCCTCTCGCAGACCGAGACCCACGATCCGCGCCACGGGTGGCTGCGGGAGCAGAAGATCCCGTTCGTCTCGTTCGGCCGGGTCTGGAAGGAGACCACCCAGCCGGGTCCGTTCGTCGATGTGGACGGCGCCGTCGGCTGTGCGAGCGCAGTACGGCATCTGCACGAGACAGGTCGGCGGCGGATCGGTTTCCTCAGCTGGCCGAAGACGTCCGGACTCGCCGAAGACCGGCTGAGCGGATGGCAGGGCGCCTGCGAGGAACTTGGTCTGCCGACCGAAGGACTCGCGATCCGCTGTGCCGAAGACACTATCGACGAAGGTGCCCGCGCGACCGCCGAACTGCTCGACTCAGGTCAATCGGTCGACGGGATTGTTGCCATCAGCGACATTCTCGCTCTCGGTGTGCTGCGCGAACTCGGCACTCGTGGGCTGACCGCGGGAGTCGACGTGGGCGTCACCGGCTTCGACGATTCGCCGCTCGCGTCCGTGGTCTCGCCGGGCCTGAGCAGTATCCGCCAGCCGATGGATCAGATCGCGGCCGAGCTGATCGACATCCTGACCAGCGGCCAGCCGACTTCCGAAGTACCGGACGAGTCCACCCAGCAGCTCAGGTCGTCGACCGAGCGGCTGCTGCAACCGGAACTAGTCATCAGGGGCAGTTCAGCCCCGGGCTGATGCGGTGTAAGAGGCACCGCGAGAAGGAGGAACCCGTCATGACACCCCGCCCTGTCGGACGAACCACCAGAACCATCGCCGGTCCAGCCGGCATCCTCGCGACAGTGCTCGCCCTGAGCGCCGCCGCACTCCCCTCCCCCGCCAACGCCGGCCCACCAGGCACCACCGACGCCGGTACTACGGCCTCCCCCGCCGCCGCAGTACAAGACGCTGCCGGTACTGCGGGGTCGCGCCTCCGCCAGTGAGTTGTCGGAGAGTCGGCGGCTCGCGGATCGGCGGTCGCTGGTTGTCGGGGACCGGGCGTACGCGATGGGCGACGAGACCGGCCTGTACCCCGCGACCGGCTGGCACACCCGCGGCGAGATGGGCGGCATCTGGACGCCGCCGCTGAAGTTGCTCGACGGGCTGTGGTTCGGCCTCGACGGTGACTGGCTCGGCAAGGATGTCGCCGCCGCGAAGTACACCAGCGGACACGGCTACCAGCGGATCGACTACCCCGGCGACGTCCGCGTCCAGCGGACCGACTTCGTCCCCGACGGGATCCGCGCCACCGTCGTCGGGCTGACGCTCAAGGCGAGCAAGGCCAAGACCGTCACACTCGACGTCGACGCGCACTCCGAACTCATGCCGACCTACCCATGGGGCGGCACCACCCCGAACGCCGGCCAGTCGAACCTCCCCGACACCGGCTCGTACGCCGATGGCGCCTTGCGGTTCCGCGACCAGGGCACCCCGCCGGTCGCGAATGCCGCGGCACACGACTATGCCGCGCTCGTCGGATCGTCCCTGCGTCCGACCAGCCACGCGCTCGGCGCCAACCATCGCGGCCCGCAGGACCCGGCTGTGATCTGTCCGGCCGACGGTGACGCGCCCGCGCACTGCGACGACACAGCCTTCGGCAAGGGCACCGGTGGGCGACTCACCTACAGCGTCGATCTCAAACCCGGTAAGGCCACGACAGTCTGGTTCGCCGTTGCCGGTTCGGACGACGGCCAGGGCGCCGCGCGACGCGAGTACCGCAACGCGATCAGCAATCCGGAAAAGTTGCTGCGGGCAAAGACTGCGAGCCGCGACCGGATCAACTCGATGTCGTCAGTGGACCTGCCTGGTGACCGGCTGCTGCAGCAGAGCGTCGAGTGGAGCAAGCAGAACCTCGCGGATTCGGTCCAGGAGGCACACCACCTGCAGATCCGCGACGTCAACGAAGGCAAGTCGTACCCGGCCCCGGTAGGCACGGTCGACGTCGCGCGCTGGTTCGGCGCCGGCTTCCCCGACTACCCGTGGCTGTTCGCGACGGACGGCGAGTACACCTCGTACGCCGCGGTCGCGGCCGGCCAGTTCGACACGGTGAAGGCACACCTGCGTGCGCTGAAGGACGTCAGCGACATCCTCAACAACCGCAGCGGGAAGGTGGCGCACGAGGTCACCCCCACCGGCGATGTGTACTTCGGTTCCAACACGAGCGCGGGCAACACCGACGAGACGGTGAAGTTCCCGAGTATCGTGGCGCTGCTGTGGCGATGGACCGGCGACGACCGGTTCCGCGACGAGATGTACGACTTCAGCGTCCGGAACCTGAAGTACGTGTACCGCGAACTGGACGCCGACAACGACGGCTGGCTCGAGGGACTCGCGAACGTCGAGCGCACCGGGATGGGATCCGAGAAACTCGACAGCACGGTGTACCTCGCTCGCGGGCTGCGCGATCTCGCCGACCTGGCCGCCTCGAAGCATGATCGTGCGACCCAGCGATGGGCGACCGCGAAGGCTGACGATCTCCAGAAGCGGTTCGAGACGCGATGGTGGGTGGCGCAGGCGTTCGGGTACGCCGACTCGATCGACGACCCGGCGAATCCCGCGAACGACAACACCCCGATCTTCCAGCGGCACTGGACCGGAGTCACGCCGATGGAGGCCGAGGTTGGCGACGCTCCGCTGGCCTCACCGGAGCACGCGAAGATCGCTCTGACACAGCGGGAGAAGCCTTGCTACACAGGCCAATTCGGCCTGTTCCACACCGGTACCGGACCGACAGCCGACCCGGCCGGCAACCCCGGCCCATCTTGCGACGAGGTCGTCTCGGCAGTGAAGAGCGAGCGCAGCATCTTCTCGCTGAACACCTCGATCATGGCCGTTGCCGAGGGCAACTTCGGTCGACTGGGCACCGGTCAGCAGCAGGTGTACACCACCGGCAACGCGCGGATCCAGCTCGACCCGAAGGTCTGGGAGACGCCCGGCGGAATGCCCGAGATCGCGCCGTCGCCCGACTCGCCGGCGAACATCGACCGCGCCTTCACGGACCGCTCGATGACGATGCAGGCGTGGGGCACGTACGGCGTACTCTGGCCGGTCGTGCACCAGCAACTGGGCGTCGACCCTGATCTCGGGCACGGCCGGTTGTCGATCGTGCCGCAGATTCCCGGTGGCCAGCAGAAGGTGGCCGGTAGCAACATCCGGCTCGGCCACGGCTCTGTCGATGTCAGCTCACGCCTTGCGAACAAGGCGATCCGGACCGAGGTGACGATCCACGGTGTCGGTGCGGCCGTCACGATCGGAGCGGTGCTGCCCGCCGGAGCGAAGATTGCTTCCGTCTCGGTCGATGGCCGAAGCACGCAGTACAAGTTGGTGACGACGACGCGTGGTACCGAGGTGCACGTGGCCGCACATGGGTCGCGCTCCACGGTGGTGATCACGCTTCGCTGAATCCCGCTGCACCCGACGGCCGGCGTACAGGACTCCTGTACGCCGGCCGTCGGCGTGTGGGAGCTGGGTCGGGGAGTAAAAGCAAGACCCCTCCGAGTATGAGTCGGAGGGGCCCTGTACAGAGCTGAAGGAAGGTGACGTCTCCAGCTTCCCGGAACGGTCCGTCGGGTCCAGCAGACCCCGTCACCGGTCTACCTCGGTGGGGATCCCCACCGCTAAGGGTCCTCGGCTTCCGTCCGACCCGCCGCTCCGATTGGAACAGCGTGTCGACATTTCTACCTTTCGCGCCGGAGCCGCACAACCCCTTCTGATCAAGAGTTCCCGGCAATTCGCGACCACGCGCGTGTCGTCCACAGTGCGTGCCCGCCCATCCACAGAAACGAGCCGACTTATACACAGGCCCTGTGCATAACCCACCGTCGTACCGACATCGGGTGACCGTCAGCAACTACTCCCAGCGGAAGAACTTCGCGGCGAGCCCGATGCATGCGGCGGCCACCGCGACCAGTGCGATCAGATGAGCGGCGCCGGGCCAGTGGCCGGCCCAGGCGTCCTGCATGCTCGTCATGCCCGCACCCATCGGGGTGATGTCACGGACCCAGCGGATGGCATCCGGCATCAGGTCGCCCGGGGTCCAGACCCCCGCGAAGAACATGCTCGGGAAGAACAGGATGTTGCCGACGATGCTCGCGCCCTTGGCGGTCGAGACGAGTCCGGCGATCAGCAGTCCGATGGAGAGTTCGGCAACGGAGTACGGGATCACGGAGACGGCGAAAGCCAGCGGTGAGGCGGGAAGATCGGCGCCGAAGACGAGGCTGCCGAGCCCGAGGATCAGGACGATCACGACGACGCGATCCGGTCGCAGAGGTACTCGGCTTCCTCCATGAAGTGCGTGACCAGGATGATCGTGACGCCGTCGGCGCGGATCTGCTTGACCAGCTCCCAGGTGTCCCGGCGGCCCTGCGGGTCGAGGCCGGTGGTGAGCTCGTCGAGGATCGCGATCTTCGGATTGCCGATCAGCGCGAGTGCGATCGACAGCCGTTGCTTCTGGCCACCGGAGAGCTTGGCGAACGCGGTGTTGCGGACCTTGGTCAGGCCGAGCCGCTCCAGCATTTCGGCCGGATCGGCGGGTGAGGGGTAGAAGGACGCGTACAGCTCGAGCGCCTCGCCGGCCTTGATCCGGTCCGGGAGTTCGCTCGCCTGCAGCTGGACGCCGACCAGCGAGGTGATCTCGGTGCGGTGCTTGCGCGGATCCAGGCCGAGGACGCGGATCACGCCGCTGTCCGGCGTACGGAGGCCGGCGATCGACTCGACGGTGGTGGTCTTGCCGGCGCCGTTCGGGCCGAGGATGCCGAAGATCTCGCCGGACCGGACGGTCAGTGAGACGTCCTCGACGGCCACGGTCGCGCCGTAGGTCTTGCGGAGGTTGCTAACGGCAACCAGATCGTTGTTCTCCAGCTTGTTTTCGGGCATGGCAGAGCCTCCCTTGGCGCTTCAGGGGGTTACGGAAAGAGGTCAGCCCTTGGCGGGCTTGAGCCCTATCGGACGAATCAGCAGGTAGCCGAAGTACAGGCCGAGTGCGCTCACGGCGATCACTCCCGGTACGGCGACTGCCAGCGGTGGACGGTGGTAGCCGGTGTTCTCCAGCGCCTGGGCGATCCATTGCGCCACCAGCAGGAATTCCGCGGCGGCCGCCGGCAGTACGCCGAGCGGGAGCAACGCGAGACCCTTCCAGAAGCCGAACCGGTAGAACCCGATGCCGAGTAGCCAGCCGGCGACTTCGTGCGACACGATCAGCAGGAAGAACTCGGTGAAGATCAGCCCGACCTGCGAGGTCTTGGTGAACAGATGCGGATTCTCGAGTGCCTGGGTCAGCCCGGCCCAGGTGTAGATCACGCGCTCCACCTGGTAGACGAGCACCCAGAGCAGCGCGATGCCGGCCGCGGTACCGACCAGCAGGACGCCGCTGGCGATGGCGAACATCCGCCGGGTCACTCCGTGCGCGATCATCAGCGTGAACAA
It encodes:
- a CDS encoding methylated-DNA--[protein]-cysteine S-methyltransferase; the protein is MTYAVIDSPVGLLTLVSSAEGELIGLYMERQRHLPDLETFGARDDSVLPMVVEQLHEYFEDGRTTFDVPLRMNGTPFQQRVWEALKEIPYGEITTYGELGASLGLVPGASRAVGLANGKNPISIIVPCHRVVGSNGSLTGYGGGLERKQQLLDHERADVLF
- a CDS encoding GNAT family N-acetyltransferase, producing MSDLTIDRLLLRQWKESDREPFAALNADPAVMEHFPKTFTREQSDTQLAAFTASIDTRGFGFWAVEVRETGRFIGLTGLSVPSFGPPFLPAREPITRAEWEARS
- a CDS encoding AlkA N-terminal domain-containing protein — protein: MQSKDARFDGWFFTAVLTTKIYCRPSCPVVPPKVENMRFYPSAAAAQQAGFRACKRCRPDASPGSPEWNDRADLVARAMRLISDGVVDRDGVPGLATQLGYSVRQVQRQLQAELGAGPLALARAQRAQTARLLIETSPLQMADVAFAAGFSSVRTFNETVQEVFALSPTELRSRAKKGASQRVPGTISLRLPFRAPLTPDNLFGHLIATGVPGVEEWRDGAYRRTLRLPHGHGVASMKPMPDHIACQLSLTDQRDLAIAISRCRRMLDLDADPIAVDEQLRTDPVLAPLIDKAPGRRVPRTVDGPEFAVRAVLGQQVSTAAARTHASRLVQAYGDPVDDPAGGLTHLFPRMEALAGLDPETLAFPKSRRTTLTTLIATLAAGEIDLGAGADWDKAREQLAALPGIGPWTVESIAMRALGDPDAFVASDLGIRYAARDLGLPEAPKALIEHARAWRPWRAYAVQYLWATGDHAINKIPERDE
- a CDS encoding SDR family oxidoreductase produces the protein MTELTGKLALVTGGSRGIGAAAAVALAERGADVAFTYRSSADDAAQVVKQIEANGRRGFAIEADAADAEAIERAVVQAVDVLGGLDILVNNAGVGAMGMITDVAIEDLDRVLAVNVRGVYVAAQAAASRLSEGGRMIHIGSCAAARVTTPGMTLYAMSKAALVGLNKGLARELGSRGITSNVIQPGPIDTSMNPADGPYAEAQRSFLALDRFGTPEEVAAAVVYLAGPGAAYLTGTELTIDGGHAA
- a CDS encoding LLM class flavin-dependent oxidoreductase — encoded protein: MRFSVTFGAVGAGRDPRGLAELARMAEDCGWDGVFLEDYLVYQGDASEPTYDPWVCLAAMATATSTVRLGTTVTPVPRRRPWQLAAEAVALDHLSGGRLVLGVGIGDPGDPFLSGVGEPSDPRVLAEKLDEALEIIDALWSGEPVTFSGKHYTLDGVQLTARPVQRPRIPIWVGGNFLVPAVRRRILRWDGSTAYKGSTDAPQQITPDDVRALRAEAPSDTFEIKVTRGDPIAFAEAGADWWGHWIAPGPVSEAHKILRAGPPQLS
- a CDS encoding substrate-binding domain-containing protein, producing MDQFLHSLCGAAEATGRHILLFTAPTGVDGMPVYDDLHARRLVDGFVLSQTETHDPRHGWLREQKIPFVSFGRVWKETTQPGPFVDVDGAVGCASAVRHLHETGRRRIGFLSWPKTSGLAEDRLSGWQGACEELGLPTEGLAIRCAEDTIDEGARATAELLDSGQSVDGIVAISDILALGVLRELGTRGLTAGVDVGVTGFDDSPLASVVSPGLSSIRQPMDQIAAELIDILTSGQPTSEVPDESTQQLRSSTERLLQPELVIRGSSAPG
- a CDS encoding glycogen debranching protein, whose translation is MSESRRLADRRSLVVGDRAYAMGDETGLYPATGWHTRGEMGGIWTPPLKLLDGLWFGLDGDWLGKDVAAAKYTSGHGYQRIDYPGDVRVQRTDFVPDGIRATVVGLTLKASKAKTVTLDVDAHSELMPTYPWGGTTPNAGQSNLPDTGSYADGALRFRDQGTPPVANAAAHDYAALVGSSLRPTSHALGANHRGPQDPAVICPADGDAPAHCDDTAFGKGTGGRLTYSVDLKPGKATTVWFAVAGSDDGQGAARREYRNAISNPEKLLRAKTASRDRINSMSSVDLPGDRLLQQSVEWSKQNLADSVQEAHHLQIRDVNEGKSYPAPVGTVDVARWFGAGFPDYPWLFATDGEYTSYAAVAAGQFDTVKAHLRALKDVSDILNNRSGKVAHEVTPTGDVYFGSNTSAGNTDETVKFPSIVALLWRWTGDDRFRDEMYDFSVRNLKYVYRELDADNDGWLEGLANVERTGMGSEKLDSTVYLARGLRDLADLAASKHDRATQRWATAKADDLQKRFETRWWVAQAFGYADSIDDPANPANDNTPIFQRHWTGVTPMEAEVGDAPLASPEHAKIALTQREKPCYTGQFGLFHTGTGPTADPAGNPGPSCDEVVSAVKSERSIFSLNTSIMAVAEGNFGRLGTGQQQVYTTGNARIQLDPKVWETPGGMPEIAPSPDSPANIDRAFTDRSMTMQAWGTYGVLWPVVHQQLGVDPDLGHGRLSIVPQIPGGQQKVAGSNIRLGHGSVDVSSRLANKAIRTEVTIHGVGAAVTIGAVLPAGAKIASVSVDGRSTQYKLVTTTRGTEVHVAAHGSRSTVVITLR
- a CDS encoding ABC transporter permease, translating into MIVLILGLGSLVFGADLPASPLAFAVSVIPYSVAELSIGLLIAGLVSTAKGASIVGNILFFPSMFFAGVWTPGDLMPDAIRWVRDITPMGAGMTSMQDAWAGHWPGAAHLIALVAVAAACIGLAAKFFRWE
- a CDS encoding ABC transporter ATP-binding protein — translated: MPENKLENNDLVAVSNLRKTYGATVAVEDVSLTVRSGEIFGILGPNGAGKTTTVESIAGLRTPDSGVIRVLGLDPRKHRTEITSLVGVQLQASELPDRIKAGEALELYASFYPSPADPAEMLERLGLTKVRNTAFAKLSGGQKQRLSIALALIGNPKIAILDELTTGLDPQGRRDTWELVKQIRADGVTIILVTHFMEEAEYLCDRIASS